The following nucleotide sequence is from Mangifera indica cultivar Alphonso chromosome 1, CATAS_Mindica_2.1, whole genome shotgun sequence.
AAAGTTTAAAGCTTAGTTCAAATGAATGGTTTGGATTTGTGGTTTAAGTTTGTGATATATTGCCAAAATTATGTcgttttattcaataataaacaaaataatgtttgtTTAACTATTGTTTAATATAACTCAAATTGAGTTGCGAGTAAAGTTCGAACCAAAATCAAGCTATCACCCAGTTTGCAATCTGGATTAAGCCAAACTCtctttaactcaagtttgatttggtttCGAAAATGAATCgatttttctaattaaagtgcgactcaagtttaatttaattgaatttaaactaactTTTGAAATTGAGTCAATTTGATTTGGGTCTAGCCTTACAAaccaataacaaaatttaataatattcattcataCAAAATTGTCTCCAAACCGTTGGAAATGAAAAGTTATGCAAAATAACATACTGACATCATGATGCATTGACTTGGTAGTTGAACTCTGACCTAATGTAATTTGCTCATTTCAACTCCTAGTTCAATCCGATCCAATAGTTTAAAATGGTTCGAAACTTGCCTCCTTTGTAAATCTATTGTCTGATGCTATAAAGACATTTCCTTGGCTGTTAATTGTAGGATTGGCACTTCCACCAATTGCATACATCTCCCAGCCAGTGTATATGTTATTGACAATATGAAAATAGCCATGCCTGCACCTACAACAACAAATTTGCAGAAATTATTGACAGAATTTTTTAGTACAGTGAAAGATAAACAGCAGAGACTGACTGACTAAGAACCTGGGCATCCTTTGAACCAAGCCTTCcccaaaaaaattgaaggcAATTGTGACCTGCATATTCTTATCATCAACAAACTCATCACTGTGCCCCAGAAGCATCACTTCATTGTGATGAAACATGTAATTGTTTGAGATTGTAATGGCTGTGGAGCCATACACAGCATCAATGAGTCCATCTTTGCAGTTAGCTAAAGTACAGTGATCAATCCACACATCTCTTGATCCGGTGATAGAGATTCCGTCCCCATCCGATCGCCCTCGCAATCCGTAATGGCTAGGTGTGTCCCTCACTAGAGCATTCCCAGCAGGTAAACAGTCATGAATGAAAATGTTATGCACAATTATGTTACTCACATTGTAAATTGCAATGCAAGGGCCATTTGCAATCTGGATATTGAACCCTCTCCCATCAATGGTCTTGAATGAGTTTATCACAAGCTCTGCCTTCAAGTTAATCACCATATCGTGATCGAAGATTATCCAAAGAGGCTCCTCTTGGAGAGCTGCATACCGCAGAGTACCCGGTTTTGGATTCTGAGGATCGTCGTTTCCTGAATCGGtaactaaataaattttgcCATCTCTACCTCCCACTGCGTTGCGCCCGAACCCGACAGCACAATCTGCCAACATTTTCCTGTTTGATTCCCAGTTTGGGTCACATCTCCAACAATCATCAATGGGATTGCCTGTTCTGCAAGGTGATTCATCCCCATCTCCATCCCCATCCTCAAGCTGCCTTCTGGCTGTCAAGTTCTTCCTGTTTGAACAGTCTAAAAGTTGTTACTTAACCAACAAGTCACAGCAAAAACCCATTACAAACAAAATGCAGCAAACTTACCATTCAATTCCTTCTGCAGAAAATGCCAAGATGAGAATAAAGAACGAGAAGAAGGAGAAGCAGATTAAAGAGCTTGACATTTTGAGGTACGATGGGGTTGCTTCGATGGCTTGAGTTATATAACAAGCAGCCATTATCTTCATGGGGTCTAGTGAAAAAGATTGATCGGATTTTGCTGGTACAATAAACTTAAACTCT
It contains:
- the LOC123209179 gene encoding putative pectate lyase 21, which encodes MKIMAACYITQAIEATPSYLKMSSSLICFSFFSFFILILAFSAEGIEWKNLTARRQLEDGDGDGDESPCRTGNPIDDCWRCDPNWESNRKMLADCAVGFGRNAVGGRDGKIYLVTDSGNDDPQNPKPGTLRYAALQEEPLWIIFDHDMVINLKAELVINSFKTIDGRGFNIQIANGPCIAIYNVSNIIVHNIFIHDCLPAGNALVRDTPSHYGLRGRSDGDGISITGSRDVWIDHCTLANCKDGLIDAVYGSTAITISNNYMFHHNEVMLLGHSDEFVDDKNMQVTIAFNFFGEGLVQRMPRCRHGYFHIVNNIYTGWEMYAIGGSANPTINSQGNVFIASDNRFTKEVTKHESEDEEEWKKWNWRSDGDRMLNGAFFTSSGEESPGSYLKASSMVARPASMLTIYTPSAGAMNCQRGHHC